Genomic DNA from Mycolicibacterium helvum:
CACCTTCGGTGAATTCGTCGATATCGCCGTCATGGAAGTCGAATCGGGGCTACCCTCTACCCCTTGACGGCCGGGGGCTCGCGAGAGGCGAGGGGGTGGCGCGACGTGGTGGTTGTCGCGAACCCTGCCGCCACTGGCCTGCGCGAACTGAAGAAACAACGAACCCGCGCGACGCTCATCGAGGTGGCCATCCATCTGTGCATCGAGCAGGGCTACGACAACACGACCGTCGAGCAGATCGCCGCGGGCGCCGAGATCGCCCCGCGCACCTTCAGCCGGTATTTCTCGAGCAAGGAAGCCGTGATTGTCGCCATCCTCGGCGAGGTCGCCGACGATGTGGCCGCCTGCTACGCCAGGCAGCCGACCGACATCACCCAATACGAGGCCCTGGCTCGCGCTCATCTCGAGACCTTCCGCAGCCCGCAGTACGGCGACCCGAATTCGACGGCCTTCGAACGGATGCGACTGTTGCTGACGATCGTGAACTCCGCCCCGGCGATCGGGCTGGGCCCGTTCATGTTCCGCACGGACGGGTTTCATGACGACGCGATCGATGTCGCGGCGCGGCGGATGGGTGTGCCCGCGGGTCACCCGACCATCCGCCTCTTGTTCGACACCTGGGCGGTGGTGATGGGGGTGGCCTGTCACGGCCTCGGCGCCCCGGGCGGCCCGCCGGTCGAGCCCGAGGTCCTGTGCAGCCGGATCGAGTCGGTGTACGGCCTTTTCACCCGGCTCTGGAGGCCGTGGCCTACCCCGCGCCAACCCCCCGCGGGCGTAGCGGCAGAATAACGACTACCTTCACCTAGTACGGACGCCGCTGCCGGCGTCGAAGAGCTCAGAAGGGGTTCCTGTGGCCGCAACCGACGAGACCGCCACCCTGAAGTACCCGGGCGGCGAGTTGGATCTGGACGTCGTGCACGCGACGGAGGGGTCTGACGGAATCGCCTTGGGCTCGTTGCTGGCCAAGACCGGCTACACCACGTTCGATCAGGGTTTTGTGAACACCGCGTCGACGAAGAGCGCTATCACCTATATCGACGGTGACGCCGGCATCCTGCGTTATCGCGGGTACCCGATTGATCAGCTCGCCGAGAAGTCGACCTTCATCGAGGTGAGCTACCTCCTGATCTACGGCGAGCTGCCGACGACCGAGCAGTTGGAGAAGTTCACCACCCAGATCCAGCGGCACACCCTGCTGCACGAGGACCTCAAGCGGTTCTTCGACGGTTTTCCGCGCAACGCCCATCCGATGCCGGTGCTGTCCAGCGCGGTCAACGCGCTCTCGGCCTACTACCAGGACTCGCTGGATCCGCTGGACAACGAGCAGGTCGAGCTGTCGACGATCCGGCTGCTGGCCAAGATGCCGACGATCGCGGCCTATGCCTACAAGAAGTCGGTCGGCCAGCCCTTCCTCTACCCGGACAACTCGCTGACCCTGGTGGAGAACTTTCTGCGGATGACCTTCGGTTTCCCCGCCGAGCCCTACGAGGTGGATCCCGAGATCGTCCGCGCGCTGGACATGCTGCTGATCCTGCATGCCGATCACGAACAGAACTGCTCGACCTCGACGGTCCGGCTGGTTGGTTCCTCGCAGGCCAACCTGTTCACCTCGATCTCCGGTGGTATCAACGCGCTGTGGGGCCCGCTGCACGGCGGCGCCAACCAGGCGGTGCTGGAAATGCTCGAGAAGATCCGCGCCGGTGACGATGACGTGCAGACCTTCGTCAAGAAGGTCAAGAACCGCGAAGACGGTGTGAAGCTGATGGGCTTCGGGCATCGGGTCTACAAGAACTACGACCCGCGGGCGCGCATCGTCAAGGAACAGGCCGACAAGATCCTGGGCAAGCTCGGCGGCGACGACGAGCTGCTGGACATCGCCAAGCAGCTCGAAGAGATCGCACTCACCGACGACTTCTTCATCGAGCGCAAGCTCTACCCGAACGTCGATTACTACACCGGCGTGATCTACCGCGCGATGGGCTTCCCGACTCGGATGTTCACCGTGCTGTTCGCCCTGGGCCGGCTGCCGGGCTGGATCGCGCACTGGCGGGAAATGCACGACGAGGGCAGCAGCAAGATCGGCCGTCCGCGCCAGATCTACACCGGCTACACCGAGCGCGACTACGCCCCCATCGACGGGCGCTAGCTTTTTCTTTCCCGCCCACATCGGCATTTGGGCGGGAAAGGTCGAGTGATCTTCGCCATTTCGTCGATTTCGACGCGGTCCCTGCTTGACCTTCGAACGATTGTGGTTTCACAATAGTTGTGTGATTACAACTGTCGGTGAGCTCAGCGCGCGGCGCAAGACCATCATCTTGGCGACCTGCTGTCTGAGCCTGCTGATCGTGTCGATGGACGCGACGATCGTCAACGTCGCGATCCCCGCGATCCGCTCCGACCTGCACGCCTCGCCGTCCCAGCTGCAATGGGTCATCGACATCTACACCCTGGTGCTGGCGTCGCTGCTGATGCTGTCGGGTGCGACCGGCGACCGGTTCGGCCGCCGCCGGGTGTTCCAGATCGGCCTGGCCGCCTTCGCGCTGGGCTCGCTGTTGTGCAGTCTGGCGCCGGACATCGACACGCTGATCGGCGCTCGGCTGATCCAGGGGCTCGGCGGATCGATGATGAATCCCGTTGCACTGTCCATCATTTCGCAGATCTTCGTCGGGCGGGTGGAGCGTGCCCGTGCGCTGGGCCTGTGGGGTGCGGTGGTCGGCATCTCGATGGCGCTCGGTCCGATCGTGGGTGGTTTCCTGATCCAGGCGATCAGCTGGCGCGCGGTGTTCTGGATCAACCTGCCGATCTGCGCGGCGGCGCTGATCCTCACGGCGATCTTCGTGCCCGAGAGCAAGTCGGCCACCATGCGCGGCATTGATCCGATCGGCCAGTTGCTGGCCGTGCTGGCGTTGTTCGGCGCGGTGTTCGTGCTCATCGAGGCGCCGGGGATGGGCTGGACGAATCCACGCATTCTTGCCATCGCCGCGGCTGCGGCATTGGCCCTGCTGGGCTTCCTGCGCTACGAGTCGCGCCGGAAGGACCCCTTCATCGATCTGCGGTTCTTCCGCAGCATTCCGTTCTCGTCGGCTACGGTCACTGCCGTGTGCGCCTTCGCCGCCTGGGGGGCCTTCCTATTCATGATGTCGCTCTATCTGCAGGGCGAGCGCGGCTACTCCGCCGCCCACACCGGCCTGATTTACCTGCCGATCGCGATCGGCGCCCTGTTCTTCTCGCCGCTGTCGGGTCGGTTGGTCGGCCGGTTCGGCGCACGCCCGTCACTGCTGGTGTCGGGGATCATGATCACCGCTGCGTCGGTGATGCTGGCATTCCTCACCGCCACGACCCCGGTCTGGGCGATCCTGGCGATCTTCGCGGTTTACGGAATCGGCTTCGGCATGGTCAACGCGCCGATCACGAACGCCGCGGTGAGCGGTATGCCCCGAGACCGGGCCGGCGCCGCCTCCGCGGTGACCTCCACCAGTAGACAAGTCGGCGTGAGTATCGGTGTAGCGCTGTGTGGTTCGGTCGCAGGCTCGGCAATGGCGGTCGCCGGGGCGGACTTCACCGCAGCGGCCCGGCCGCTGTGGTGGGTCAGCATCGGGCTGGGTGTGGTGATCACCGTGCTGGCCGTCGTGTCGACGTCCGGGCGCGCGAGGTTGTCCGCGCAACGGCTGGCCCCGCTGATCGACGCCGATCGAATCGAGCCTGCCCGTGTCGCGTAATCCGGTGGCCGATCAGGTGTGGCGGTCGATGTCGAGCCTGGTGCTGGACAACAAGGACGGCTGGCGTCGCGCGGTGGTGGACCGAACTGGATTGCCGTTCAGCAGGATTCGGATCCTACGCCGACTCGCGTCGCGGCCGATGACCGTCAAGGAGGTCGCTGAGGCGGCCACCATCGACGCCCCGGCCGCAACAGTGGCGGTCAACGATCTGGAGGCGCGCGGCCTGGTGGTCCGCCAACCGCATCCGGACAACCGGCGCTGCAAGCTGGTGTCGCTGACCGAGTCGGGCCGCGACGTCATCGCCGTGCTGGACGAGACCGACGATCCGGCCCCCGAGAGGCTGGCCGCACTGGACGACCAGGATCTTCAGATGTTGCGGACGATCCTGGCGCGCCTGATCAGCTGAGGTAGCCCTCGACTTCGTCGCCGGGTCGCACGCTGGCGCCGCTGGGGTCGCCGCCGGTCTCGCGCAGCGCCCGACGCTGGCGAAGCAGGTCCCAGCACTGATCGAGCTCGACCTCGATGGCCCGCAGGCGCGTGTTCTCCTCCGACTCGTCGATCTGTCGATTTACCAAGCGTTCACGCAGTTCGCGCTCCTGGGCCACGAGGTCGTGGATGCGGGCGAGTGTTTCGTTGTCTGATGCCACGGCTCCAGTGTGCCCGAGGTTGCGCTCGTCAGAACGGCGAAGCGATAGCTTCGTCAGAATGGCGCTGACAGCACCGCGGCGAACTCGGTGCAGAACCAGTCGACATCGGAACTCGAGAAGACCAGCGGCGGGCGGATCTTCAGCACATTGCCGTCCCGGCCGCAGACCGAGATCAACACCCGGCGTTCCCGCATGGCGTTGACCAGCGCCCGCGCACCCGCCCGATCCGGTGCACCGGTCTCGGCGATGACCTCGACACCGACGTAGAGGCCGGTGCCGCGCACATCGCCGATCCGCGGATGCTCGGCGCCGAGCCGGGCCAGTTCGGTGCGCAGCTGGGTGCCCACCTCACCGGCGTTGCGCATCAACTTCTCGTCCTCGATGACGTCCAGGACGGCCGCGGCGGCGGCGACTGTCACCGGGTTGCCGCCGAAGGTGTTGAAGTATGGGACTTCGCGGGCGAAGGCGTCGAGGATGTCGCTGCGGGCCGCCATCGCGGCGATCGGCAGCCCGTTGCCCATCGGCTTGCCCATCGTCACCAGGTCAGGGACGACACCGTGGCGCAGGAAGCCCCACATCGCCTCGCCGGTGCGGGCGAACCCGGGCTGGACTTCGTCGGCGATGAAAACCCCGCCTGCGCGGTGGACCGCAGCCACCGCGGGAGCCAGCACCGAGGGGTCGGGGTAGATGCCGTCGGAGGAGAAGATGGTGTCCACGATCAGGGCGGAAAATCCGACACCGGCGGCCGTCAGGTCGGCGATGGCGGCGACGACGTCGTCGGTGAACCGCGCGGCCAGCTCGCCCGACGTGATCCGGTAGCTGTCCGGCGGGGGGATCGCGCGGACGTGTTGACCGAGCACGGTCGCCCCGCCGATGGACGGCGAGATCGCGGTGACCGCCGCGGTGTTGCCGTGGTAGGCGTCGCTGGTGACTATGACACCCGTTGCACCCGTGTGCATTTCGGCGACACGCAGGGCCAGGTCGTTGGCCTCTGACCCGGTGCATGCATACATCACCTGATCGATCTGCTCGGGCATCGTGTCGAGCAACCGTTGGCTGTAGTCGACGATGCCGCCGTGCAGATAGCGGGTGTGAGTGTTCAGGGTGGACAGTTGCCTGTTGACGGCTTCCACCACGTGTGGGTGACAGTGGCCGACGCTGGCGACGTTGTTGTAGGCGTCGAGATAGCAAGCGCCGTCGGCGTCGTAGAGCCGGGTGCCCTCACCGCGGACCAGGTGTACCGGCCGCTGATAGAACAGCCGGTAGGCCGGCCCCAGCATGCGGTCACGGGCCGCGATCAACGATTCGGTGGCGGGATCGACCGGGTGATCCGCGGAATAGCTGTTGGAATCCATGATGTTCGAGAAACTCATAGCGCTATTCCTTCGCCTCGTTGACGCGACCCGTGACTGTATTGACTAGCGTTCGTGTGCTTCTTCGAGCACCGTCCGGCCCAGCTCCGAATAGCGCTGCGGCGACTTATATTTCAGTACCACCGCCAGCAGTATGCCGCCGATGCCGACCACCACCACCACGTACGGTATCGCGGCGAAGACCCAGTCGGAGGCGGCGGTGCCCGCTGCGAACGACGCGTTCTTGGCGAGCAGGTAGATCACGTAGAGCATGCCGAGTCCACCCAGTAGCGGCGCAAGGAAGGTGCGGAACCAGTTGGCAGTCTCGGGGTGATTCTTGCTCACATGGAAGTAGGCGATCACCGCGAACGCGGCCAGCGCCTGCACGAGCATGATCGCGGTGGTGCCGAGCAGTGCCATCAGCCCGTACAGCCCGGTGTAGGGGTCACGGCCGGTCAGGGCGAAGAACAGCACCACGACGGTGGCGAAACCGGTCTGCACGAAACCGGCGATGTGCGGTGAGCCGTGCGACGGGTGGGTGGCGCCGATCGTCTTACGCATACCGGGGACAACGTTCTCCCGGCCGATCGCGTAGATGTAACGGGCGGCGCAGTTGTGGAACGCCATACCGCAGGCGAATGAACCGGTCATCAGCAGGATCTTGAACAGATCGACAGCCCAGGTGCCAAGATGCGCCCCGACCGGGCCGAAGAAGATGTCACCGGCCGTCGTCGAATCCTGGGCCAGCGCAACGGCATTCTGCGGTCCGGTGCCCACGATCGCCAGCCACGAGATGATGACATAGAACACGCCGATCCCGATCACCGAGCTGATCACCGCGATCGGGATGATCTTCTTCGGGTTCTTGGACTCCTCGCCATACATCGCGCTCGACTCGAAACCGACCCACGACCAGAACGCGAAGAACAGGCCGATGCCAGCCGAGCCGGCCACTGTGATCATGCTGCCGTCGGTGCCGGCGACCGCACCAGACAGGTTCTGAAATGCGTTGAGCGGGTTGAGTGATCCCCACGACCAGCCCTGCGGCCCACCGCCGGTGAACAGCACCGACAGCGCCATCAGCGAGAGCATGACGATCTCGGTGATCAGGAACACCCCCAGCACCCGGGCGGCGACGTTGATGTCGAAGTAGGTCAGCAGGGCATTGATCGCGAGCATCGCGATCGCGAACACGATCCACGGGATGTTCACGTGGAAAAGGGAATTGAACGTGTCGTTACCGAAGAAGGCGAAGATCCCGATCAGCGACGCCTCGAAAACCATGTAGGCCATGGCGGTCAGGAAGCCGGCGCCGAGCCCGACGATTCGGCCCAGGCCGTGCGAGATGTACCCGTAGAAGGCCCCGGTCGCGGTGATGTGCTTGCTCATCGCGGCGTAGCCGATCGCGAACAGCGTCAACACGATGGTGGCGACGAAATACCCGGCGGGGGCGTAGACACCGTTGCCGAATCCGACCGCGATCGGAACGTTGCCGACCATCGCGGTGATCGGTGCAGCGGTGGCGACTGCCATGAACAGGACGCCGATCAGCCCGACGGCATTGGGTTTGAGCCGCTGGACGGTATCGGTGCTCGCCGTGGCGGGCGGATCGATGATGTCGCTCATAGTGTGAATATCCCGTCTCGAACGTGACTGGGGGTCGCGCTCGCCTTTTGGTCTGGTTCAGTTGGTCTGGTTTAGCCCGGGTGCATATGTACCCGGGGAGCGAGGGCAATGTCGACAACGGCTCTGTGGTGCGACGACGACATTGTTACCCCCGCCAGATCGCCTGGTCAACAGGAACAATCGGGTAAATGTCGGCCGAATGTTTCGGCCGTGTTTCCCTGGGCCCGGCAACGAAACAACGGCGTTAAAACTGCCGATTTGGTCTGCTCGTTGAACGGTTATGGTCCACACTGAGCGCATGCCGGGACTGCCGCCGACCCATGAGTTGTTCGCGCGCGCTGCCCTGGCCGCCTACGGCCGCAACAGCGAGACGCCGCTGCGGCTGCTCAGCCTCTCCGAGAACGCCACTTACCTGGTCGACGACGACAAGCCCATCGTGTTGCGCGTGCATCGTCCCGGTTATCACTCGCTGGAGGCGATTCGCTCGGAGCTGGCGTGGATGCAGGCGCTGCGCACCGAAACCCCAGTTGCCACGCCGGAAGTGATCGAAGCCCGCGACGGTGCCGACGTCGTGGTCGCCGAGGTCGACGGCGCTGCGCTGCACGTCGACGCGGTGACGTTCGTGGCAGGCTGCACGGCGGAGGAGGATCCCGAGGCCGTCGGATTCGACGAACTCGGCCGGCTAACCGCCGTCATGCACGAACACGCGCGCAACTGGACGTTGCCCGGTGACTTCACCCGGTTCCGCTGGGATCTCGAGACGATCCTCGGCCCGCAGGCCCGTTGGGGTAACTGGCGCTTGGCGCCCGGCCTGACCGACGCCGACCGGGCCCTGATCCAGCGCGCTGCCGACCAGATCACCGCGAAGCTGACCGACTTCGGCTGCGCGCCAGATCGGTTCGGCCTGGTGCACGCCGATCTCCGGCTGGCCAATCTGATGGTCGACCCGACAGACGCAGCGGGTGGGATCACCGTGATCGACTTCGATGACTGCGGATGGTCGTGGTACCTGGCCGATCTCGGGGCGGCGGTGTCGTTCATCGAGGACACCCCGGCCGGTGAGCGCATCATCGCCGAGTGGCTCACTGGCTACTTCGAAGCCGGGTCATTCTCCGCCGATCACCTTGCGCTGATTCCGTCATTCGTGATGATGCGTCGAATCATGCTCACTGCCTGGATCGCATCCCACCACGACGCCGACGCGGCGATCGGTGTCGGCGAGCAGTTCGCGCCCGACACCGCGCAGCTGGCGCATCGGTATCTAGAAGACCGCACGTGGTTGCAGGATGCGATCTTCGGGTCGCGGGTCTGAATCACGGCATAGCAGAGAGGATTGCACGTGTTTGATCTGCAGTCGACGGCGGTTCTGGTGACTGGCGGCAGCAAGGGCATCGGGCGAGGTATCGCCGCTGTGTTCGCCACCGCTGGAGCCAACGTGGCGATCGCCGCGCGGTCAGCGGCCGAACTCGACACGGCGGTGGCTGATTTGGCGACGCTGGGCACCGGGAAGGTGATCGGCGTGCAGGCCGACGTGACCGACCCGGTGGCCTGTGCCGGCCTGGCCGCCCAAGTGCTGGATGCGTTCGGCGGTATCGATGTCGTGTGCGCCAATGCCGGCATCTTCCCCGAGGCGCCGCTGACCACCATGACCCCGGCGCAGCTGGCCGAGGTCCTCGACGTCAACGTCAAGGGCAACGTCTTCACCGTTCAGGCCTGCCTGGACGCGCTGATCGCCTCCGGGCGTGGTCGGGTGATCTTGACCTCGTCGATCACCGGGCCGATCACCGGATTTCCGGGCTGGTCGCATTATGGGGCGTCGAAGGCCGCGCAGCTGGGGTTCATGCGCACGGCCGCGATCGAACTGGCTCCGCACGGGATCACCGTGAACGCGGTGCTTCCGGGCAACATCTTCACCGAAGGCCTGGCCGATATGGGCGAGGAGTACATCGCGGGCATGACCCGCGCGATCCCGGCCGGCGCGCTGGGCAAGCCCGAGGACATCGGTCACCTCGCCGCGTTCCTGGCCACGGTCGAGGCCGGCTACATCACCGGCCAGGCCATCGCCGTCGACGGCGGACAGGTGCTGCCGGAGTCTCCGGATGCGGTGCGCCTCTAGGCCGATGGAAGAGTCGGAGGGGGGCCCGATAGCCGAGGATGTGCGACGGCGCATCCTCTCGATGCTGGCGCAGGGCACGCTGCGGCCCGGCTCGCGGTTGGGCACCGAACGTGAAATGGCCGATCGCTTCGAGGTTTCCCGGTCCACCCTGCGCAGCGCGCTGTTGCCGTTGAGCCGCGCTGGAGTACTGGAGCGGCGGACCGGCCGCAACGGGGGCACCTTCGTCCGCGCTGACGTGGTGGAACGCAACGCCGCCGAGTTGGCCGGCCTGCCGGCCCGGTTACGCAGCGGCGGTCACACCAGCGCCACCCGCGTGTTGTCCACCGATCGCCGGCCGCCCACTCCGGCGGAGGCCGCTGCGCTGGAAATCGGCGATCACCGAGAGGTTTTCGCGATTCGCAGGCTGCGCTACGCCGATGGGGTACCGCTGTCGGTTGACTTTTCCTGCTTCGTCGCCGACCACGTCGTCGATCTGCTGGAGCAACCACTGGGCGGCTCGCTCTACGAGTTGTTCGCCGTCCGTTACGGCCTGGTGCCCGCCACGTCCAGCGAGACCATCGAGGTCGTCAGCGCTAGCCCTCGGGAGGCGCAGTGGCTCGGAGTTGCGCACCGGCGCCCGCTGGTGGCGATCACCCGGGTCACCCGCGATGCTGCCGATCGGCCCTTCGAATACGCCTACGACCTCTTCCGCGCCGACCGGGTCCGGTTGACGGCGACGACGTCGACGGTCACCGCACGGGAACGCCGCGGCACGGACGGCCGGGTGGAACGCTCGGTCAGCAGCGCCTGAGGCGCTAATGTGAGTGCGGTGACGACCAAACCCGCGATCGAATTCCCCGACGGCCCGGCGCCCACCGAACTGGTCATCAAAGACCTGGTGGTCGGCGACGGCGATGAGGCCACCCCCGGTGCCGTCGTGGATGTCCACTATGTGGGTGTCGAGTACGACACCGGTGAAGAGTTCGATAGCTCGTGGAATCGCGGGGAGTCCATTTCCTTCCCGCTGCGCGGGCTGATCCAGGGCTGGCAGGACGGTATTCCGGGCATGAAGGTTGGCGGTCGGCGTCAGCTGACGATCCCGCCCGAGCAGGCCTACGGCCCGGCCGGCTCCGGACATCAGCTGTCCGGCAAGACGCTCATTTTCGTCATCGACCTGCTGGCCACCCGCTAGCCGTGCATTCGCCGAGCGCGGTGCACTGTCGGCGTGTGTAATGCCGGTGTGAGTAGCCAACCGCGCACTGCGATTGTCACCGGCGCATCCGGGGGGATCGGTTCGGCGATCGCCGCGATGCTGCACGAGGAGGGTTTCGACCTCACCCTGGTCGGGCGCGATCCGGGCAAGCTGGCGGCGGTGGCGTCGGCGCTCCAGGAGGGGCCGCCGGTGCGCACTCTGGCCGGGTCGTTGGCCGAGGACGCGTTCCTCGACCAGATCGTTGAGGACCACGCCGTGCGGCACGGCTCGCTGGATCTGCTGGTGAACAACGCCGGCGTCGCGGGAAACCGGACCGTCGGCGAGATCACCGCGGACTTTCTCGACGAGCAGCTGGCGCTGAACCTGCGCGCGGTGATACTGCTGACCAGTAAATGCCTCCCGTTACTCAAGGCGGCTGTGCAGGAGCGTAAATCGGCACAGGTCGTCAACATCGCCTCGAACGCCGGTAAGCGGGGCGAGGCGAGCTTGGCGTCGTACTCGGCGACCAAGTTCGGCGTCGTCGGTTTCACCGAATCGCTGCACGACGAACTCTCGACCACGGGTATCAAGGCGACCGCGATCTGTCCGGGTCTGGTGAACACCCCGATGGCCGACGACTACCGCGAGACCGTGGGCGCTGACGAGATGATCGCCCCGAGTGACATCGCCGAAGCCATCCGTATGACGATCAGGGTGTCGCGCAGTTGTGTGGTGCCCGAGATCGTGTTGCTGCGTCCGATCGAGTGGCGCCAGCCAGATGGCGCTTAGCTCGGCACGTACCCGACGGCCGGGTCCACGACGTTATGTAGCGGCTCGCCGCGCAGCCAGCGGGCGAGGTTGTCGGTGAACACCCTCATCATGTCGGCTTCGAAGCCGGCGTAGTCCCCCGATATGTGAGGGGAGACAAGCACATTGGGCATCGACCAGAGCGGCGACTCGGCCGGCAACGGCTCGACCTCGAACACATCGAGCGCCGCACCCGCGATCACCCCGCCGCGCAGCGCATCGACGAGATCCGACTCGACGACCGTCGGCCCGCGACCGACGTTGACCAGGAATCCGCGCGGCCCCAGCGCGTCGAGCACTGCGGCTCCGACCATTGCGGTGGTGGCCGCGGTCAGCGGTGCGGCCAGGACCAGCAGGTCCACCTCGCCGGCCACCGAGACCAACTCCGTACTGGCCCTGACCGCACCGAACGCAGGATCGGCACTCGCGGTACGGCCCACCAGGGTGACGTTCACGTCGAGGCGCATCAGCCGTTCCGCGATGGCCCGGCCGATCGACCCGGTGCCCACCACGGCCGCGCGGGTTCCAGCCAGCCGCCCCGAAGTCCGGTACTGCCACTGACGCTCGCGCTGCAGGCTCCAGCTGTCGC
This window encodes:
- a CDS encoding SDR family oxidoreductase, which gives rise to MSSQPRTAIVTGASGGIGSAIAAMLHEEGFDLTLVGRDPGKLAAVASALQEGPPVRTLAGSLAEDAFLDQIVEDHAVRHGSLDLLVNNAGVAGNRTVGEITADFLDEQLALNLRAVILLTSKCLPLLKAAVQERKSAQVVNIASNAGKRGEASLASYSATKFGVVGFTESLHDELSTTGIKATAICPGLVNTPMADDYRETVGADEMIAPSDIAEAIRMTIRVSRSCVVPEIVLLRPIEWRQPDGA
- a CDS encoding D-2-hydroxyacid dehydrogenase, whose product is MVVTEPDPELPPPPLELIPACVEVVEVGATPTDEQLSGAQVLYIWDHRFAELGAMLRRARTVRWVHAASVGVNRLLCPELAPVTLTNSRGVFDVPIAEWVLGAVLSHVKGLGDSWSLQRERQWQYRTSGRLAGTRAAVVGTGSIGRAIAERLMRLDVNVTLVGRTASADPAFGAVRASTELVSVAGEVDLLVLAAPLTAATTAMVGAAVLDALGPRGFLVNVGRGPTVVESDLVDALRGGVIAGAALDVFEVEPLPAESPLWSMPNVLVSPHISGDYAGFEADMMRVFTDNLARWLRGEPLHNVVDPAVGYVPS